A portion of the Desulfovibrio intestinalis genome contains these proteins:
- a CDS encoding sulfite exporter TauE/SafE family protein, whose protein sequence is MSFGRQVYEFLLSGSQAYAKWDLEVSTSILKNRKKMLFLLALVVPVLAVCMAEAYEYHEMLGGKSAYAPAFYTTNIFLASIAVGLAAGLITGCIGAGGGFIITPALMAVGVKGILAVGTDLFHIFAKAIMGTTVHKKLGNVSGKLAVAFLAGSIIGTFIGGAINKGLYNADPLLSELFISSIYAVLLGFLGFYALFDFLKSSRGGAAASQDAHGGSSGMTGLAVKLQGLRMPPMISFDEDLVPGGRRISGWIVAAGGVFVGLLAAIMGVGGGFVTFPMFVYIFGVSSMTTVGTDILQIIFTAGFAAIGQYAIYGYVFYTLAIGMLLGSLLGIQVGALTTKVVKGIHIRGFYAISIIAGFINRAATLPKKLVEMEVLNWSPSIVGIIESVGNVVFWVVVAFFGVWVFSKFFLNIGKLRGEA, encoded by the coding sequence ATGAGTTTTGGCAGACAAGTGTATGAGTTTCTGCTGAGCGGCTCACAAGCTTACGCAAAATGGGATCTGGAGGTATCAACCTCCATTCTCAAAAACCGCAAAAAGATGCTATTCTTGCTGGCACTCGTTGTTCCAGTTCTTGCGGTCTGCATGGCTGAAGCTTATGAGTACCATGAAATGCTGGGCGGCAAATCCGCCTACGCGCCCGCCTTCTACACCACTAACATCTTTCTGGCGTCCATAGCAGTGGGCCTTGCCGCCGGTCTTATCACGGGGTGTATTGGCGCTGGCGGTGGCTTCATCATTACCCCGGCGCTTATGGCCGTGGGCGTCAAAGGCATCTTGGCGGTGGGCACAGACCTGTTCCACATTTTCGCCAAGGCCATCATGGGCACCACGGTGCACAAAAAGCTCGGCAACGTTTCGGGCAAACTGGCCGTGGCATTCTTGGCCGGATCCATTATCGGAACATTTATCGGCGGTGCCATCAATAAAGGCCTTTATAACGCCGACCCCCTGCTTTCTGAATTGTTCATTAGTAGTATTTATGCTGTTTTGTTAGGTTTTCTTGGGTTCTATGCTTTGTTTGACTTTTTGAAGAGCTCGCGCGGCGGCGCTGCCGCCAGCCAGGACGCCCACGGCGGCAGCTCAGGCATGACCGGCCTCGCTGTGAAGCTTCAGGGCCTTCGCATGCCCCCAATGATTTCCTTTGATGAAGACCTCGTGCCTGGCGGCCGCCGTATTTCCGGCTGGATTGTCGCCGCAGGCGGCGTGTTTGTGGGCCTTTTGGCCGCCATCATGGGCGTGGGCGGCGGCTTCGTCACCTTCCCGATGTTCGTGTACATCTTCGGCGTGTCCTCAATGACCACCGTTGGTACCGACATTCTGCAGATTATCTTTACTGCGGGTTTTGCCGCCATTGGCCAGTACGCCATTTACGGCTACGTGTTCTACACCCTGGCCATCGGCATGCTGCTCGGTTCACTGCTTGGTATCCAGGTTGGCGCTCTGACCACCAAGGTGGTTAAAGGCATCCACATCCGCGGCTTCTATGCTATCTCCATCATTGCCGGCTTTATCAACCGTGCCGCCACCCTGCCCAAAAAGCTGGTGGAAATGGAAGTGCTGAACTGGTCGCCCAGTATTGTGGGTAT